CTACTGCTTCAAAAAGTCCGTCTTGGAGCAATTCCAGTAGGCCATCTTACTGTTACCTTTCTAGAGACACCGGAGCTAAATTCCATCCCAGAATGTCGGCAGATGGTTGTCAGAGTGATGCAACTATTTGATAACAAGAAGCCAGACGACCCTCCACTGAGTCTATCACATCCTGCTTTATTTGGACAGAGGTCAATGATTACCGTAAGTGTTTAGGATTTGAATACTAAAGGATTCATCACTCATTGACAACGATAACAGAGACTACCTTAGAATCTTACTTTGTGTACTTGTACTAGAACTTGAACCTTTTGCCATTGAAATTAATAAAGATTGTTACTGAAAAAAGGGGTTGCCTTTAGGGTTAGTTTTTCAAACTGGTTAaactttgtttggcttataattggtgcaaaaatgagactcataacatcgtgtacTGATATAGAATGGGgtgcacacagttgggcgcagcacCAACACTAGTTACGTATTGGGTAATATGCGACTACTAGCACATGCAATTGTGAATTTGGATGcgagcatgagttgggactttattgatgcacgcagtaacaaaaactgaataattttcaccaattatgAGCAAGATTAATGCAATATTTGCCCTACCTGGTCTCAAAATATGTGGCTCGGTCACCTGGGCTCGGTCACCATTGCATGTATGTAAACCACTAAATCACATGAATTATTGAAGGTATCAACATGTAACACTCTTGCAGTGGATGGAATAGCTTGCGTTCATGGGAGGGCTCTGAATCTTTGGAGGGGCATTGGATCGACCAATTTCTTATGCGGCTGTCAGTTGTAGTCCCTGCTCCCGGGACCCGGGGATAGCGGGGACTTAGGTGGGGACATAATTTTgaaaactgttacaaacatgtaacAGTCCTGGCTAAGTCCTAGCTGGGCAGGCAATATTATCTTGTACGTCCTGGGCAAGTCCCTGCCCCCTAACCCAGGGGCAACGGCCAGAAAGATCACAAAACGTGTATGAATTCTGAGATTAAAATCATAATATCAAAGAACCTGGATTCCCCTGGTAAATGGATAGAACAGATTTAGTGTTTCCCCTGCTTTACGACCCTGCACAGTACAGTTGAGAGTATTCATTTATAAAGTCCTAGGTAGATACCCAGCCCTTTCGAGATGCATTACATCCCCATATAAGTCCCGGCTATGTCCTGGCAGTGCGGGGACCCAGTGAACGGTTACATTCCAGGCTAAGTCCCGGCTAAATCCCTGCTATTGCCGGGGTCCCGGGGGTGGGGACTGCAATTTACAGGCGCCTTATACTGTAGTTCAAAGAGAACATAATGTCACAAAACAGTTGTTTGTCCCTGGACCACATCAACATCCTAGCTAGGGTTGTAGATCTACTCACCTCAAGCTTGGTAGCTATGTCCCTGTGTGTTTTAGGTTGTGTCACCTTGAATCACACATGCCATTCTCTACAGAGAATAATATAATGCTCTCTCACGAATGCACTTCAATGCTGTGATGCCTTTTGATGTCAATGCCAAAATCAAGCTAAGATAGGTAAAAATTCGAAACTCAAACTAAAATTTCCACAACATAGTTACCACTGATCATGACTAGTGGAAAAAAACCCATTCAAATGCAGTTAGATGGATATGGTACAGTAATGGCACAAATGACCTTAATAGcaaataattcaaactttttagcgTGACAAATCCatttagctttcgccatcggggctgatggcttgatcacaagtgaattGGTCCCCTGTTTTTCCCGCAAAAgagcttgttgacatttcccggaagtgaagatgtttttgttttgagcagtggatcgtacaTGGGCAGCCCAGTCAGTGCAATCGTCGCCAATTTGTTTATGGAGTGGCTAGAGAAGGAAGCGGTAGCTACAGCACCTCTTGACTGCAAACCGAAGATCAagggtagcgcgagcacaaaaaatcaaggggtccaatttaatttttctggaccctttggtacctgcaaaaccaacatttaaggtaaagccaagaattttccgcgttgcggaaattccgcgaaaatcgcggaattcggaggtaaagcggaaaacgcatttctaagaaaaaataaaaaaataagcaaaaacgacctagaaaaaaaaaaaaacacaattgaaaagaaataaataaaatactaaatgaaatgggtcttcaaaatttatcaaaataaagtaaaatccgtcatagatttaccgtacaacgcatgtcctacctcccattgcagccatgatacccaatcaccaatcccaactttgcaaatcgcaatgatcgtcacaagattcttgtgaaattttactatgtcagaaatgtgctaaaattataaagcggagaaaagcggaatttagcatttgtaaagcagaaaattcttggctttaatttaaggggtccgatgagaatttaaggagtccatctgtccgaaattctaaacttcggaacttgtcaaatattattAGTGTTGAATTGGCCTATGGtgattcaaaagatttactgatctttttaatttttaatttttaattgatgatttatgcctccgtgcattgtgaaattaaggagtccatacagtttttagcggaccctttggtcactttcaacttgagatttaaggagtccaaaatgggtaaaataaaaaaataaggcgTCCCTGGACGTGCAAACTCCTTAAATACGACCCCTGCCGAAGATGTGGAGAAGATACGTCAATGATGTTCAAGAGATAATACAGACAGACAGCACTCAAAAACTCGCAGACCACTTGAACTCAGTTGACAGGACTGGAAATATCAAATTTACCTTTGAGGGAGAAGATCAGGGCTCTGTAAAACTGCTGGTATACCGCAAAAAACACACACGGATCAGTATTTGAATTTTCAGTCAAACTTGGGGTCATCCGGACATTGATGGATAGAATGGAGAACATAGTTACAGAGGAAGAAGATAAgaaagaggaggaggagaacAAGATCAGGACAGCGCTAAGAGAATGTGGTTACCCCAAATGGTTGTTGGATACAGTGACGCAGCAAATGAGTGACAAATAACCGAAAGTTAGACAGAAAAAGAAGGATGACACACCATCTAAAGGCATGGTAGTCATACCCTACGTAGACGGCTTGGGGGAGAAACTACAAAGAATCTTCAGGAAACATAATATTTCCACACCCATGAGACCTACCAACACTCTGAAAAGTCTGCTGGTCCACACGAAGGACAAGAAGGACATTGAGCAGACTAGTGATGTGGTATATAATATTCCTTGCAAAGGATGCGACAAGTCTTATGTAGGGAAGACTGGAAGACAGTTTGGCACAAGGATAAAAGAGCATAAAAAGGACTCTAAAACTATTGCAGAAAGAAAGTTCACGAGAGCAAACAGAAACGAATCCACCTCAGAACAGCACAAATCAGCCATTACAGACCACATAGCACAAGAAAACCATATCATAGAATGGGAAGGGGCAAACTATACTCGACAAGGACTCAAATGCCTTCAACATTCGTaaaaagggggccaaagcaatcaactgCGACGAAGGTCTCGTATCTCTCGATCACGtgtacgatccactgctcaaaacaaaacatCTTCACTTCCGGCAAATGTCAACAAGCtatttcgcgggaaaagcagtggaccaattcacttgtgatcaagccatcagccccaATAGCGAAAACTAAAGTCGTGAGTACTCacttaatggatttgtcaagctaaaaagtttgaattatttatctacaatcctacaaatgtatCTATTTACTGAGACCTTAATAGCAAGTTTAAGCATCaagattgattttttttgtaatattttattgtTTCTCTCTCCTTTTTTCAACTGTCACAGGCAATTATCTGTTTAAGAGTATATAACAGTTTCGGTCGCAGACTACACCCTAGGTGCCTATTCTTTGACACAAAGAATTTAGAGTGGACGTCATTGACCAAACTTCCACCATTTCGAGAAATGACTGAACCTGATAATTGTGTAGTTGCCCATTCTCAACTATACATAGCACGTAAACGGGAAGATCCGATGATGGATACGGGCCCACAATTTCTTTCATTGGATTTGGTAAACATGAAGTGGGTACCACTAGCCCCCATGAAGTATGGATGGGAAGGGTGTTGTTTGGTTCCTCTTGGTCAGAACCACATCTATGTTATTAGTAGGCCTTGCAATGAGGACTCAAGCAAAGAGTGCGAGGTGTACATCATCAACGACAACCGGTGGCGTGTCATTGCACCCATGCCTCCAGGGCCTCGTCCAGTATGCAAGTTGGGTCCAAATTCTGCTGTTGCTTATGAAGGTAATATTCTCGTTTATGGTGAGGACAATCGTATGGAAGGTGGTCACAGTACCAATGATATGTATCATCTGATGATGTACAATCCGACCTTCAATACATGGCAAGTTCTTGGTACCTTTGACTATGGCACCAACAGGGTTGGCTTTACCTCAGGTTTGGTTGTCCAGAATGGAAGATGCTACCGCAGTGTCGGTTTTGACAATGCTGGTTTTATTGTCCATGAGATAATAATTGATAACATCAATAGGACTTATACATGTACAAGTGGTTCTGATCAAAGACAGAGTCAGGATGCTATTCCAAGCAGGCTCACTAAGAAAGCATTCTGTATTGACCAGAATGTATATGTGTTTTATGAAGGCGGCTATCACAAGCAAGGCTTGAAAGTTCCACCAGTTGGTTGGTTAGAGAATATGCTACCAAATATGTTTAATTTAGCAGCGGGCACTACATGTGCCACCACATTTACCTTTGACAAAACTTTGTTAGTTTAAAAGATATTCTGTTTCAGAGCAGCGGTGGCGTAACTAAGATTGGTAACACccagggcaagaaacaaaattggtacCCCTACCCCCACCACCCGGGAATATCTTAGACCTGGAGGTGTGGAAATGGCATCGGCATATTTTTTAAGTGTTTGGCGCCCTGTAGTGGTTGCGCCCGGGGCATTTTGCACCCCttgcccctagttacgccactgcagagCAGCAGGTATTTTGAAGTAAGTAAGGGTTGTTTTGTCATGTAATAAATCCCAGCTGTGTGATGagggtagaaagtatgaaatgctGTTTAGGTGGAGCCCTGAGAAgccggggggggtgggggtgggtacttaatatagtaaaagcaacatgtttttcacacatagcacggaAAATTTAAAAAGGAGAGACCCATGTCcaaggattttttcttcaaaacatagaccCACGTCTAAGTATTTTGCTTTGAAAACCTACCCATTTGGGCGGCACATCCCTGAATAATGTTTGTATGTGGGTACAACCCCGGTACAAccaaaaatgtgttgttttgacCCAAAAATGTGAGTTTTGTACAGACTAACTCTTTAACAATAGGTTAGATATAGTACAATTTTGAAATCCTTATGATCAGATGAATCAATTGGTGCATCTTTCAACAAGTATGGAGCATTTTCatttatggtcattttcacggtaaagggtgtaactttggatttttaacattttaatccgtagtgttctaataaagccacagaattccatgagttttggccacataagtcatctagttagcagctaccttgggtagcataatcagctttgggagttactgcgttcagttttagcaggcttaaatgtattaaaatattgccattttgaaaaactataaaaaacagtaacatttttgtaaaaccctgtgttttcttcagttagttcatggataatttttcttatcctgaatgtacagtcatatgttcagtaaacactgccacattagatttaattgtgaacagccctgtatttttgagaaccggactttgatatttgtcgtttcggaggcttcattttccgttaacaattgttaacaaactttgtgggtgtagctttggttcataattcttgcttatttcttcacttcttcttgattcataacagttgttatcttaacttgaattgcgtaacaaaaattagtcgatttgcaagcttttaaaatttttataaaatcttgacttcaaagagccgtttttccgttaacttttgaagcctccgaaacaaactgttcagcaagcttgtgcaaatataaataaaagagctcatccaatctatttatcaaaatgtagcaaagtagatcctcaagtcacatgtttttaaatcatggagatatatatcaccgtttgaaaatgggacccaatacaaactttccgttaacaattgaagcttccgaaacaaatgaagcctccgaaacaacaataagattaattatcatctatgcatatctaaattggtgtgtttcatactgatatctgcattgtaattatgtgcagaatgtcataaattaaaaaaaaaattgacattatggttaatgtttgaaaaatatactgatacccaaaaagcctgtttcggaggcttcacatgcaaaaaacaccatacttaacaaatgggtgaaaaaattaacatgtgataaatctacaatatctgccgcatagaatcattgattcaatacacacaagaaaataacagcttagattatcccaacactgttgttttcaaaaaaactacttctgcaatgtttaacaattgttaacatgaagcctccgaaacaaaaaaaatgacttgctgtgataatttaattttttggcacaactgaaattcaatacttagaagcaaagcatgaaaattggtaattgtgatattttttacctatttttttatgtcaacttgtagtagttagccaaatattttacttttatgatcacctgtgttgttaactgaagcctccgaaacacaaatcgcttgaattgccaattctaaaaaataactccaatttctgtgaaacttggctgggaggttcctttcatcaagtagtatttgtacatgaagttagacattcaaattattttaggaacccaattaaaacttaaaaaatatgtttaaggtttggaaatttccattgtaaatgacacttgatgttaaaattttcaaaactgcaattacaaacatagcaaaacattgtataaaatttaacttatatctgttgacttactttggaatggaatttcacatgtattccagctttcatgtcataattttctgaggttatgtaaaatacattttttcttagattttaaccaaaatgctatgcaaatgtcaaatttttattagaaatcaaaaggtttaagccttgaaacattattttactggaatttaagttgcttctatgcatgatttcagtaaacagaaacatatttaagtggtttgaactTTTGACTCAAAAAagcaaaagttacaccctttactgtgaaaatgaccttatattacccctgtatgaccttttgtgacctctagCAGTCACTAGGGGTCCGATCAAAAATATCTCCGCATCAAGTTAACTTTGGTTCTGCATATGTGGAACCTGCTTCTATCAGAAAGAGCaaatttttgtaccaaatttgggAGACATTAGGCGGAGGGGCCCTATTTAATGTTAGCTTTGGATGTTTAATTGATTTATTTGTCACCCAGGTAAGTCGggtggaaaataaataaaataattaaatatccaaagctaacgctaaatagggCACCTCCGCCTAATGCTTAGCAGCTTAACCAAAATAAATTTGGTTGGTTTACATATTGGTTCAcattatttgttcattttttcagTCATTTGACCTTGATATTAACTACATACACTGGTTATTggtaaaaacaaaaagaaaatataaattgaaaatATGCCTGATATTGTTGAGCTCACGAATCATCTGCTTAAGCTTTTGGATCTTCTGCTTCTGATTCTGATAAAATGCTACTTGTGCCCAAATGCTTCAGTCAATTTTGACCGTACTTGGCCTGAAAACGACTGATCCCAGCTTGTTATAAAGATGTCAAAGAGATagaagtcaaaggtcatgttaGAGGTTGTAATGGATTATTTTGTAGAAATTTTTGGTAACTACAGGTTTCACTGGATAGTCTGTGGCTCTTTTTCATCAATATTTGATCGTTATCGATTAGTTCGTACTGTGCGTTTGTACATTGTGTTCATATTTAGTAAGTGGGAAAGGGGAGcttgttaacaaatttcatttgTGTAAATTGTgtacctacaatcttggaaataagtcttggaacacttTTGTGTCAAGATTTAAAAACTGACAACCCCTCTCCCCCGGCCCGGTGCAATGTtgggaaatgccaatgtcttcagcagttttccaaagtgttctaacattgattgatggggagaggggaagggtaaatcattgttgtagatgtcatgtttgttcaaaCCATAATACACGTCACTCCCATGAACATTGCAAATTCTACACAGAATTACGACGACGTGTACCAagtgttccaaggacttttttccaagattgtaggtctTACGACATGAacagtattatcatgattattaggaAGTGCCTAGCGACCTAGTACTATTTCAACATTGTCCTATTAACTCTTACCCTCCTGCAATACGGTGCCTTATGATTGTTTAGACTTattgtttgtgtgtcactcatgaagGGCAAATGGTGAACCCCTGGATAATTTTGCTATGCGCTAGGTAAACGTTGATTCAAAGTGTGTTGTTTGCATTCTATGTGTAATGCATTGTGCCAAAAATGTGCGATAAGTACAGAGTGgcaaactataccaaagcattcctctagtcttaaggattcagaaaaagtatagtttgtcatatctgtgatgtaccattctcaagttataagcaaaaaggtcaaaggtcaaattttgggctccacatgGGTCAACTTTAAATCCATTAGCGTGTAATGCATTGTGCCAAAAATGTGCGATAAGTACAGAGTGCACAAAACTTTGCAACACTCAAGCTTAATTAAACAGGAAGCACCGCTTGGCCTGAGTGTGCCACAGAAGAACTGATTTACACttattccctaaggaacttgaaccaaaacgGGGACTTCCACTTAAGAGACGCAAATTATCGTTTAATTTGGGCTCTTGTAGGCCGAAGAATGCAgcaggtacactatttgccctgaTTTGCTCCATGAGCGACATAAGAAATATAAAAATGGGTTACTTAGACCAAAAAACAAAtagatttgtctcatgtcccatgggAGTTTGAAATCCAATGCGCTAtgcatttgttatttatttttttattttatcaataaatcaggtgttcatgtttggggggggggtcttaCCTCTTGAAAGCCCATTATGTTATTGCCAATGGCAATTTGTCTTCatttattttaaatgaaataaaaattctgAAATAATATTTTGGGGAAGGGGGGGTGAAGGGGGGTAGCAGAACGTCCAGCCAAACTGATGAAAGTCCAAATCGGTATTTTGCCTCTCTATCCCATAAAAGAGTGTAACGTACCCGTAGGTTATATACATTAAAAACTCTATATTCCGGTTTATTAGTACAAAGCAGTAATATAGATGGATGTGCTTGAAGATTCGGTCTTAATTATTGTTCTCCTTTTTGTGTCGTATACATGCAgaaatttcaaatgttaatttcatagaaattaaagaaaaaagtgtAGTTGTCATCCTTGTTGGGTCTTGGTTATGGTGCTGCATCTCTGACCATTTTGTGAGAGGTATGTGCACGTATTTCGCGTATGGTGCGTATAGACGCAATCCAGCGTGCATGCACGCTAGTGTCGGGGACGGAGATAACACGTAGTAATTAACTATGATAGTTAGCTCCGAAATAGAAGAGACGCATAGGATTAGAAATCCCTGTCATTTGAGTTTTTTTATAAGAGACTTCATGTTATGGGGAGATCTTCGGTTTCTGTGTCCACTTGATGATTAAGACAAGGTGGGTCGCATGTCCTGAGACATGTGACCGGAGTATAGCGGGATACTACGACTCTCAGGCTCCGTTTTGGAGTCTGAAAACTGTTACTCAGTGAAGCATGAATTATATGTGATTCACTAGGGGTTGTTACCTTGTAACATTTAACAGGGTCGAGTCCAGGCTATATAGCAGCTTGCTAGACACGTGTTTCTGGACCATGTAAA
Above is a window of Amphiura filiformis chromosome 20, Afil_fr2py, whole genome shotgun sequence DNA encoding:
- the LOC140142856 gene encoding kelch-like protein 7 is translated as MSNNIENENCWTHDHIQKVCEGLHRLQQNRTFCDITIKVGDTSFEAHKAVLASNSDFFHSMFTSGFQESHASVATITGKPAAFQILLDFSYSGKLDVHTNETTAVMDVLKMAHYLQYNLVVVRCEEVLLQIFPQYTIKDVLQMISDSDVFGLVKLKTRCQQYLAQNFKESGEFLQCMTSELIVETLNHKDFNVTDEKKVFDIIVAWLKHDWEGRKEFAVLLLQKVRLGAIPVGHLTVTFLETPELNSIPECRQMVVRVMQLFDNKKPDDPPLSLSHPALFGQRSMITAIICLRVYNSFGRRLHPRCLFFDTKNLEWTSLTKLPPFREMTEPDNCVVAHSQLYIARKREDPMMDTGPQFLSLDLVNMKWVPLAPMKYGWEGCCLVPLGQNHIYVISRPCNEDSSKECEVYIINDNRWRVIAPMPPGPRPVCKLGPNSAVAYEGNILVYGEDNRMEGGHSTNDMYHLMMYNPTFNTWQVLGTFDYGTNRVGFTSGLVVQNGRCYRSVGFDNAGFIVHEIIIDNINRTYTCTSGSDQRQSQDAIPSRLTKKAFCIDQNVYVFYEGGYHKQGLKVPPVGWLENMLPNMFNLAAGTTCATTFTFDKTLLV